A stretch of DNA from Kiloniellales bacterium:
CGCTCGGTTCTGATCCCGAGGGTGCCGCCCAAGCCTGACCTCATGCCCCTGACCGGCGGCCATCGCCTGACCCCGGTGATGCAGATCGGCGCCGAAGTCTTTTGCGACAGCCTCTGCATCCTGCGCGCGCTGGAAGGTCGCTATCCCGAGCCCACCCTGGTACCAGGCGGGGCCGACGGCCTGGCCTGGGGCCTCAGCCGCTGGACCGACGGGCCCCTGTTCAAGACGGCCATCGCCGTCGTCTTCGGGGATGCCGCCGACTCCCTGCCGGCGGCCTTCGCCGCCGACCGTGGTCGCCTCTACTTCGGCCCAGATCACGACCTCGCCGCGGTCAAGGCGGAGCTTCCGGAGTCCCTGGCCCAGCTGCGCGCTCAGTTCGACTGGATCGAGCAGCGCTTGGCGACGGGGCGCGAGTTCCTGTTGGGCGAACGCCCGGGGCTGCCGGATGCGCTCTGCTACTATCTGGTATGGTTCATCCGCGGGCGCTACAGCCGTGGCGCCGAGTTCCTCGCCCAGTTCAACAAGCTCGTGGCCTGGGAGCGGCGCGTCGAGGCCATCGGGCACGGACGCCCCGAGGACTTCGAGGCCGCCGACGCTCTGGCCATTGCGCGCGAC
This window harbors:
- a CDS encoding glutathione S-transferase family protein, which produces MTEVILHHYPQSPVSEKVRLALGMKGLAWRSVLIPRVPPKPDLMPLTGGHRLTPVMQIGAEVFCDSLCILRALEGRYPEPTLVPGGADGLAWGLSRWTDGPLFKTAIAVVFGDAADSLPAAFAADRGRLYFGPDHDLAAVKAELPESLAQLRAQFDWIEQRLATGREFLLGERPGLPDALCYYLVWFIRGRYSRGAEFLAQFNKLVAWERRVEAIGHGRPEDFEAADALAIARDATPDLTTARDSAEPLDLEPGEAVSVVSEGVTGNPPVTGELLRLDLHEVVLRREDERVGTTAVHFPRVGYRVARA